The region CGGTCATCGCCGAGCACTGCCTCTTCGACCTGGATGCGCCCGTCATGCGCCTTTCCGGTCCGGATGTGCCGGCGATGCCCTTTGCGCCGCCGATGGAAAAATTCTTCCTCGTCAATCCGGATAAGATCGAAAAAGCCATGCGGGAACTGGCGGAATTTTAGGAAGGGGGGAGGAAAGGATGGCGCTGGAAAAAATGTTGATGCCCCAGCTCGGCGAAAGCGTGACGGAAGGGACGATCAGCAAATGGCTCGTCGCTCCCGGGGATTCCGTGAAAAAATACGAGCCGCTCGCGGAAGTGATGACGGATAAGGTAACCGCGGAAATCCCTTCCGCTTTTTCCGGGACGGTCCGGGAAATCGTCGCCCGGGAGGGCGAAACCCTTCCCGTCGGCGCTCCGATCTGCCTGATCGAAACGGAAGGGGAGGGAGCGGCGCCGCCGTCGGACACGGATAAGCCCGACGCCCAAAAGGGAAACGGGGAGGAAATCCGCGCCGGAAAGGACGGGGGCGAAAAACGGCGTTATTCGCCGGCTGTCTTGAAACTTTCCCAGGAATACGGCATCGATTTGTCCGAGGTGAAGGGAACGGGAAGGGGCGGACGGATCACGAGAAAGGATCTTTTGCGGCTGATCGAATCGAGGAAGGATCAACCAGCGGCGCCCGTTTTGGCGGACGGCGGGGACGGCAAGGCTCCGGAAAGAACCGCTGCGGTCCTCGGGGAACGCGGGGTCCGGGAAGAAACCCCGGCTTGGGAGGCGGGGTCTGCCGGCGATCTGGAAATCCCCGTCAGCGGCATCCGGCGGGCGATCGCCCAGAACATGTCGAGAAGCAAACGGGAAATTCCCCATGCCTGGACGATGGTGGAAGTGGACGTGACGAACCTGGTGACGCTGCGGGATTCCATCAAGGAGGAATTCGAGCGGAAGGAAGGGTTCAAGTTGACCTATTTCCCCTTTTTTGTCAAGGCGGTCGCCCAGGCTTTGAAGGAATTTCCCCAATTGAACGCGGTTTGGGCCGGCGACCGGATCATCCGGAAGAGGCACATCCATATCTCCGTCGCCGTGGCTACGGAGGACGCCCTGTACGTCCCGGTCATCAAACACGCCGACGAAAAAACGGTCAAAGGGATCGCCCGGGAGATTCATGAATTGGCAAGGAAAGCCAGAAATGGTACATTAAAATTGGAAGATGTGGAAGGCGGGACCTTCACCGTCAACAACACCGGATCTTTCGGTTCCGTCCAATCCATGGGGATCATCAACTACCCGCAGGCGGCGATCCTGCAGGTGGAAACGATCGTCAAGCGGCCGGTGATCAGGGATGGAATGATCGCCATCCGGGATATGGTCAATCTTTGCCTGTCCCTCGATCATCGGGTGCTGGACGGCCTGATTTGCGGAAGATTTTTAATGCGGCTGAAGGAAATCCTGGAAAACATCTCGAAGGAAAACACATCCGTCTATTAAATCAAAAAGAGAAGCCGTTGCCGGTATTTGCAACGGCTTTTCCTGCAAAAAACGGGGGATGGGAAATGGAGAAAAAAAGCGAATGGAAGCTGTCGGCGGCCCGTTCCGCTTCCTTTCCGGAGCCCGCCATCCGGGAATGGCTCGAAAGGGCGGAAAAATCTTGGAAGGGCGAGGAACCTTTCCGGCCGGAAAGGACGGACGGGGACGGGATCCGGGTAAAAATGCTGTACACGAAGGAGGATCTTCCTTACGGGAAGGTCCCCCCGGAAATCAGGGGGACCGCCTGGAAGAGGCAGGGGCCCGCAAACCGTTGGCGATCGGCCCAGCCGGCCGCGGGGGGCACCGCCCGGGAACTTTCCGAAAACATCGGAAAGTCCCTGGATAGGGGGCAGGACACGGTCTGTTTTTCCTTGCCCGAAACCCTCCGCCTGGAGGATTTGGACCTGCTTTTTCCCCCGGGGCTCTTGGACGAATACCCCATCGCCGTACGGGACGACGTGAAAACGGTTCCCTTTTTGTGGATGATGCAGGCATGGGCGGAAAGAAAGGGGAAAAATCCGCCCCGCATCCGCGGTTTTGTCGGCTTTGACCCGCTTGTGTTGCCCTTGCAATCCCGGGAGTTTCTTCCCCGGTTTTTCCCCGTCTATGAAGGATGGCTGGAGGCGGTGGTCGCTTCCGGGGAAAAATTCCCGGAGCTGCGGACGGTTTTCGTCGACGGCACGGTGTACGAACGGGGCGCCCTTTCCATACCCGAACAGCTGGCGTTCGCCTTCGCCGCTTTCGTTTTTCACGCGGAAAATCTGCGGAAAAAGGGGATCCCCCCTTCGGACATTTTTTCCAAAACCGTCCTGGCCTTTTCCGTCGGTTCTTCCTTTTTTCCGGAAATCGCCAAATTAAGGGCGGCAAAATATTTGTGGAAGTTGCTCGCAAAGGCCTATCAGATCGGCGGGGACGTCCCGAAAATCACGATCTATGCGGAAACCTCGCCCGTCAATAAGACGGCGGCGGATCCTTTCGTCAACATGCTCCGGTCGGCAAACGAAGCCTTTGCCGCCGTCGTCGGACAGGTCGATTTCCTGCACGTCCTTCCCTACGACCGGGTTCTCGCCGAAAAGACCGGCCTGGGGGAAAGGATCGCCCTCAACACCCACCATATCTTGCGGGAGGAAACCCGCATGCATGCGGTGGCCGATGCCGCCGGCGGCTCCTATTACATCGAGTCGCTGACAAAGCAGATCATCGAAAGGGCGTGGCAGCTCTTTCTGGAAATCGACGGGAAGGGGGGCATCCTCTCCCTTTTGGAGAAGGGCGAATGGTTTGAAACGGTGCGGAACCGGAAAGAAGAGCGGATCCGGTCGGTCCATACGGGGGAAACGAAATTGATCGGCACGAATGTTTACCGGGACCCGAAGGAAAAAATCCCTTCGGCCGGAGAAGGGAAGGGGGAAGGCGCGGAAGTGCTTCTTCTGGCCCCCCGCCCGCCGGAAGAAATCCTTTCCCTCGTCCAAGGCGGGGCAACGATCGGCGATTTTCTGGAGAAGGCACAGATCCCGGACGGCCTGTTGAACGAAAGGCTGAGCGGCCGGCTGGAAAGCCTTCTTGCGGAAAGCCGGACTTTCATTAAGAAAGCGGGAAAATTGGCCGTCGGCCTGATCGGCTTCGGCGATCCGAAGGAGCACCGCCGGGAGATGGATTTTGCCCTCTCCTTTTTCGCCGTCGGCGGTTTCGCCTGTGTGGAGTGCGGCCCCGTCCGCGAAGCCGGGGAGGCGCTCGGTTTTATCGAGCGGACTTCCCTTCCCGTCTATTGCCTGTGCGGGTTCCGAAAGGTGGAGTTGCTCCTTGATACGGTCCGGAAAATTAAAGAAAAAGGCATCCCCGCCGCCCTCTTTTCCACGGGCGGGGACGGCAAACTGGCCGAAGCCGGGGTCACGGTCATCGGCGAGAAAAGCGACCGTTACCGGATCTTGAAAGGATTGCTGGAAAAAATCATGGAGATGAACGGAAATGAAGCCTGATTTTAAAAAGATCGTTTTGTTTGGCGAGGAGCAAAGGGAAGCGGCGCGTCCCGGAGGGCAATCCGCGGAAACGCTGGAAACTTACGAAAACATCCCGTTGAAAGCCTTGTATACGGAGGAAGACATCCGGGACTGCGGCCATTTGGACGGCCTCCCCGGTTTTCCCCCTTACACCCGCGGGCCCTATTACACGATGTATGCGGCAAAACCGTGGACGATCCGCCAATATGCCGGCTTTTCCACGGCCGAAGAGAGCAACGCCTTTTACAAACGGAATTTGCAGATGGGCCAAAAAGGATTGTCCGTCGCCTTTGACCTGCCGACCCACCGCGGTTATGATTCCGACCATCCGCGGGCCTTGGGGGATGTGGGCAAAGCCGGCGTCGCCGTCGATTCCGTCCTGGACATGAAGATCCTGTTCGACGGCATCCCCCTGGACCAAATCTCCGTATCGATGACGATGAACGGGGCGGTTTTGCCGATCATGGCCTTCTACATCTTGGCCGCGGAAGAACAGGGCGTCCCGCCCCACAAACTTTCCGGAACGATCCAGAACGATATTCTGAAAGAATACATGGTGCGGAACACCTACATTTACCCTCCGGACATGTCGATGCGGATCATCGCCGACATCTTCGCCTATACGGCGAAACATATGCCGAAATTTAACAGCATCAGCATTTCCGGCTACCATATGCAGGAGGCGGGGGCGCCGGCGGATCTGGAACTGGCTTACACCCTGGCGGACGGTTTGGAATACGTCCGCATCGGGCTGAAGGCGGGCATCGGCATCGATTCCTTCGCCCCGAGACTCTCCTTTTTCTGGGGCATCGGCATGAATTATTTTATGGAAGTGGCGAAGCTGCGGGCGGCCCGGTACCTTTGGGCGAAACTGATGGCGCCCTTTTCGCCGGAAAACCCGAAATCTTTGGCCCTGCGGGCCCACTCGCAAACCTCCGGCTGGAGCCTGTCGGAGCAGGATCCGTTCAACAACGTCATAAGGACCTTGATCGAAGCCCATGCCGCCGTCATGGGGCACACCCAGTCGCTCCATACGAACGCCCTGGATGAAGCGATCGCTCTCCCCACCGATTTTTCGGCGAGGATCGCCCGGAATACCCAGCTGTATTTGCAGGAGGAGACCGGGCTGACCGCGGTGATCGATCCCTGGGGCGGTTCCTACTACGTGGAAGCCCTCACGAAGCAGCTGATCGACCGGGCGTGGGCGCACATCCGGGAGATCGAAGAAGCGGGCGGGATGACGAAGGCGATCGAAGCGGGGATCCCGCAGCGGAAGATCGAGGAAGCGGCGGCGATTCGCCAGGCGCGGATCGATTCCGGAAAGGAAAAAATCGTGGGCGTCAACTGTTTCCGCAGCGATGAAGTCGTCCCCCTTGAAATCTTGGACATCGACAATACGAAAGTCCGGGAACGGCAAATCGAAAGGCTGCGGCAGCTGAAACAAAACCGGGACGAACAAGGGGTCCGGGAGATTCTGGAGAGGATCTCCCGGGCCGCAAAGAGCGGGGAGGAAAATTTGCTGGAACTGGCCGTTGAAGCGGCGAGAAGGCGGGCCACATTGGGCGAGATCAGCGGCGCGGTGGAGCGGGCGGCCGGCAGGCACCGGGCGGAGGTCCGCTCCATCACCGGGGTTTACAAAAAACATTTCGGCGATGGGGACGGAGGGTTGGAAGAAGTGAAACATTTGGCGGATGAATTCCATCAGCTGGAAGGCCGGCGGCCGCGCATCCTGCTGGCGAAAATGGGCCAGGACGGACATGACCGGGGGGTGAAGGTGCTCGCCGCCGCCTTCAGCGACATGGGATTCGACGTGGATCTCGGCCCCCTCTTTTCCCTGCCGGAGGAAGTCGCCCGACAGGCCGTGGAAAACGACGTCCATGCGGTCGGCGTGAATTCCCTCGCCGGCGGCCACAAAACCTTCGTCCCCTTGCTTGCGGAAGAATTGAAGAAACGTTCCCGGGACGATATTCTCATCGTCGTCGGGGGCGTAATCCCGGCCAAGGATTATGAATTTTTGCTCCAAAACGGGGCGGCGGCCGTTTTCGGTCCGGGAACCAACATCCCCCTCGCCGCCAAACAGGTTTTGGAGGAAATCTTCCGCAGGCTCGGGTACGAGAAGGCGTGACCGCGATGGCTTACCGCTACCGTAAAACGAAGCCGGATCCGCCGGTATCCGTCGAACGATTGGCAAGGGGGATCGCAAGCGGCGACCGCGCCGCTTTGGCGAGGGCGATCACCCTGGCGGAAAGCGACCGCCCCGATCATTTCCGGTTGGCCCAGGAGCTTTTGCAACGGGTCGGGGACCGGACGGGAAACACCCTCCGGATCGGCATCACCGGCGTTCCCGGGGCGGGGAAAAGCACCTTTATCGAAACCTTCGGGATGAAGCTGTGTGCCCTCGGGAAAAAGGTCGCCGTCCTCGCCGTCGATCCTTCGTCCGCCCTGTCGAAGGGGAGCATCATGGGGGATAAAACCCGCATGGCGAATTTGGCGAAACATCCGAACGCCTTCATCCGTCCTTCCGCCACCGGCGGCCATCTGGGCGGCGTGCACCGGAAAACCCGGGAGAGCATCCTGTTGTGCGAGGCGGCGGGCTACGACGTCGTCCTCGTCGAAACGGTCGGCGTCGGCCAAAACGAGACGGCGGTCCGGACGATGGTCGACTGTTTTTTGCTTTTGGCTATCACCGGCGCCGGGGATGAACTCCAAGGGATGAAAAAGGGGCTGATGGAGCTGGTGGATATCGTCCTCGTCCACAAGGCCGACGGGGATAATAAAGAGAAGGCGCTGGAAACCAAAAAGGAGCTCGATCGGATCTTCCGTTTCCTGAAACCGGCCACGGAAGGCTGGCAAGTGCGGGTCCTGCCCTGTTCCTCTTTGACGGGGGAAGGGATCGGCGATGTGATCGACCTCGTTTTCCGGTTTGAAAGGGAAACGAAAAAATCGGGAATATTCGCGGAACGGCGGCGGAAGCAGACGAAAGACTGGCTTTATTCCGCCATCGCCGATCAGCTGCAGAACGCCTTTTTCCGCGATGGGCGGATCAGGGAAGTTTTGCCGGAAACGGAAAGGGACGTGATGTCGGGAAAACTTCCGGTGTCGGCTGCCGCGGAAAAACTGCTGGCCATTTTCCTCGAAAGCCGCCTGTAGGCCGGCGGGCGGCCGCTGCACCTTTTTCCTTCGCTTCACGATGAAGGGGAGGAGACGGGGATTGGGACGGCCCGTTTCCCTTTATGATAAAGAGCTTACAATGCGCGTGTTTTTTTGTCTCGGACGGGGGCGCTGCCCTGTTATCGCGCACGAGCCGGCGAAGAATCGTTTTCGAGCCCTTTTGCGGCCGGCGGAAAACGGGGATCGGGATGCGCTTTTCCGAACCGGGTGATTTTCCTCGGAAAGGCGAGGGGGAGAGCCGGAGCTGCGAGCGGCGAAGCCCATCTCCATTTGTTTGGGCGCATGCCCCGCTTCCGTCTTCCCGGATTTCCGGTCCCGATCTTCCGGGAAAAAGGCAGAAAGGGAAGGTTTTGGAGACGGTGCCCCATCTCCTGAAATCCGGGCAAAAAAATGACAGCGCGTTTTTCCGCGCCGTCCATCATCATTAGGGAGTTAGGGGTATGGATCATGTTGTCCCCAGTATTCCCCTTTTCCCCTGTTTTCAAACCCTTTTTGTTGAAAAAATTCTTTTTTTCCTGTTATGATGTTGACAAGGACAGGAGGAGAGGAACAATGACCATGGATTTTCAGCTGTTTATGGAAGATTACGTGCAAAGGGCGAGGGACGAGATCGTGGCGGCCGGTTTCCGGGAGCTGAGGACGCCCGAAGAAGTGGATGAGGCCTTGAACAGGAAGGGCACGACGCTGGTGATGGTGAATTCGGTGTGCGGATGCGCCGGCGGCATCGCCCGGCCCGCCGTCAAGTACGCCTTGGACTACGACAAACGGCCCGACCACCTCGTGACCGTTTTCGCCGGCCAGGACCGGGAGGCGACGGAAAGGGCCCGGGAGTATTTCGTCGGCTACCCGCCTTCATCTCCGTCCTTTGCCCTTCTGAAAGACGGAAAGATTTGCGCGATGGTGGAACGCCACGAAATTGAAGGTCATGAAGTGGTTTCCGTCGTGCGGCGTTTGCAGGAACTGTTCGACCAATATTGCGATGAAGTGTAGTCCGTAAAAGGGACGCAAAAACATAAACCACCTGCTTTTACACATAATAAAAATAAAAGGCAGGTGGTGTTTTTTTATGAAGTCCGCTTTTTTAACCCTTTTTTTTACCCTGTCCCCGTTATGGCCCCTCGGGCCGAATCCGTTGCCCGGCGATCCTTTGGTCATCGTCAATTTGAACACGAACCGGGTCGCCTTCATCCACGGAGGGGAAGTGCAGGAGATCTATTTGGCGGCGACGGGGAAATGGGGGCAGGAAACCCCGGAAGGGCTTTTCACCGTCACGGTGAAGGTGATCAATCCCTACTACCGGAAATTGAATATCCCCGGCGGGGCCAAAACCAATCCGCTGGGGTCCCGCTGGATCGGCTTTGACGCCTATGAGACCGACGGAAGAAAATACGGGATTCACGGAACGAACCGGCCGGAACTGATCGGCGGTTATGTATCCCAAGGCTGCATTCGCCTGGCCAACGAAGATATTGAAAGATTGTATGAAAAGGTCCCATTGGGCACAAAAATATTCATCACCCGTTCGGACAAAACCTTCCGGGCGCTGGGTGCGGAACTGGGGGCCATTCCCCGGAACGGGAATGCCGGCGGGGCCGGTTCCCGTTAAAAGCTCCGAAAAGGATAAGTGCAAACGAGGATTTTCCTTTTCTTTGCATCGCCTTCGTCCGGCAAAGGGCCGGTAACGCAAGCCGGCGTTTCCCCATTCACGAAAAATCCCCGCCTTTTGCGGGGTGGGGAAATTTTCCCTAAAAGGAAGGGATTCGGCTTCAAAAAAAGATGGTTAAACCGGCCAAAAAGGTGGATGCCAACATGGCAAACAGCATCAAGTAAACCACGAGTTTTTGAATTTTCCGGCTGCGCATTCTTTTCCCTCCGCCCACTGGTTTCTGATCATCATTTTACTTCCCTTTTCCGGATGGGACAAGTTTTTTTGTCGGGTCCCCCTCCCGTTCCGCTTTCGTGTCCGCAAGGGGCGCCCCGCCATCGGATCGCGCATCGGTGATCCATGGCGGAGGG is a window of Caldibacillus debilis DSM 16016 DNA encoding:
- a CDS encoding dihydrolipoamide acetyltransferase family protein, with translation MALEKMLMPQLGESVTEGTISKWLVAPGDSVKKYEPLAEVMTDKVTAEIPSAFSGTVREIVAREGETLPVGAPICLIETEGEGAAPPSDTDKPDAQKGNGEEIRAGKDGGEKRRYSPAVLKLSQEYGIDLSEVKGTGRGGRITRKDLLRLIESRKDQPAAPVLADGGDGKAPERTAAVLGERGVREETPAWEAGSAGDLEIPVSGIRRAIAQNMSRSKREIPHAWTMVEVDVTNLVTLRDSIKEEFERKEGFKLTYFPFFVKAVAQALKEFPQLNAVWAGDRIIRKRHIHISVAVATEDALYVPVIKHADEKTVKGIAREIHELARKARNGTLKLEDVEGGTFTVNNTGSFGSVQSMGIINYPQAAILQVETIVKRPVIRDGMIAIRDMVNLCLSLDHRVLDGLICGRFLMRLKEILENISKENTSVY
- a CDS encoding L,D-transpeptidase, whose translation is MKSAFLTLFFTLSPLWPLGPNPLPGDPLVIVNLNTNRVAFIHGGEVQEIYLAATGKWGQETPEGLFTVTVKVINPYYRKLNIPGGAKTNPLGSRWIGFDAYETDGRKYGIHGTNRPELIGGYVSQGCIRLANEDIERLYEKVPLGTKIFITRSDKTFRALGAELGAIPRNGNAGGAGSR
- the scpA gene encoding methylmalonyl-CoA mutase, which encodes MKPDFKKIVLFGEEQREAARPGGQSAETLETYENIPLKALYTEEDIRDCGHLDGLPGFPPYTRGPYYTMYAAKPWTIRQYAGFSTAEESNAFYKRNLQMGQKGLSVAFDLPTHRGYDSDHPRALGDVGKAGVAVDSVLDMKILFDGIPLDQISVSMTMNGAVLPIMAFYILAAEEQGVPPHKLSGTIQNDILKEYMVRNTYIYPPDMSMRIIADIFAYTAKHMPKFNSISISGYHMQEAGAPADLELAYTLADGLEYVRIGLKAGIGIDSFAPRLSFFWGIGMNYFMEVAKLRAARYLWAKLMAPFSPENPKSLALRAHSQTSGWSLSEQDPFNNVIRTLIEAHAAVMGHTQSLHTNALDEAIALPTDFSARIARNTQLYLQEETGLTAVIDPWGGSYYVEALTKQLIDRAWAHIREIEEAGGMTKAIEAGIPQRKIEEAAAIRQARIDSGKEKIVGVNCFRSDEVVPLEILDIDNTKVRERQIERLRQLKQNRDEQGVREILERISRAAKSGEENLLELAVEAARRRATLGEISGAVERAAGRHRAEVRSITGVYKKHFGDGDGGLEEVKHLADEFHQLEGRRPRILLAKMGQDGHDRGVKVLAAAFSDMGFDVDLGPLFSLPEEVARQAVENDVHAVGVNSLAGGHKTFVPLLAEELKKRSRDDILIVVGGVIPAKDYEFLLQNGAAAVFGPGTNIPLAAKQVLEEIFRRLGYEKA
- a CDS encoding BrxA/BrxB family bacilliredoxin, encoding MTMDFQLFMEDYVQRARDEIVAAGFRELRTPEEVDEALNRKGTTLVMVNSVCGCAGGIARPAVKYALDYDKRPDHLVTVFAGQDREATERAREYFVGYPPSSPSFALLKDGKICAMVERHEIEGHEVVSVVRRLQELFDQYCDEV
- the meaB gene encoding methylmalonyl Co-A mutase-associated GTPase MeaB, producing the protein MAYRYRKTKPDPPVSVERLARGIASGDRAALARAITLAESDRPDHFRLAQELLQRVGDRTGNTLRIGITGVPGAGKSTFIETFGMKLCALGKKVAVLAVDPSSALSKGSIMGDKTRMANLAKHPNAFIRPSATGGHLGGVHRKTRESILLCEAAGYDVVLVETVGVGQNETAVRTMVDCFLLLAITGAGDELQGMKKGLMELVDIVLVHKADGDNKEKALETKKELDRIFRFLKPATEGWQVRVLPCSSLTGEGIGDVIDLVFRFERETKKSGIFAERRRKQTKDWLYSAIADQLQNAFFRDGRIREVLPETERDVMSGKLPVSAAAEKLLAIFLESRL
- the prli42 gene encoding stressosome-associated protein Prli42, whose protein sequence is MRSRKIQKLVVYLMLFAMLASTFLAGLTIFF
- a CDS encoding methylmalonyl-CoA mutase family protein, producing the protein MEKKSEWKLSAARSASFPEPAIREWLERAEKSWKGEEPFRPERTDGDGIRVKMLYTKEDLPYGKVPPEIRGTAWKRQGPANRWRSAQPAAGGTARELSENIGKSLDRGQDTVCFSLPETLRLEDLDLLFPPGLLDEYPIAVRDDVKTVPFLWMMQAWAERKGKNPPRIRGFVGFDPLVLPLQSREFLPRFFPVYEGWLEAVVASGEKFPELRTVFVDGTVYERGALSIPEQLAFAFAAFVFHAENLRKKGIPPSDIFSKTVLAFSVGSSFFPEIAKLRAAKYLWKLLAKAYQIGGDVPKITIYAETSPVNKTAADPFVNMLRSANEAFAAVVGQVDFLHVLPYDRVLAEKTGLGERIALNTHHILREETRMHAVADAAGGSYYIESLTKQIIERAWQLFLEIDGKGGILSLLEKGEWFETVRNRKEERIRSVHTGETKLIGTNVYRDPKEKIPSAGEGKGEGAEVLLLAPRPPEEILSLVQGGATIGDFLEKAQIPDGLLNERLSGRLESLLAESRTFIKKAGKLAVGLIGFGDPKEHRREMDFALSFFAVGGFACVECGPVREAGEALGFIERTSLPVYCLCGFRKVELLLDTVRKIKEKGIPAALFSTGGDGKLAEAGVTVIGEKSDRYRILKGLLEKIMEMNGNEA